In Lolium rigidum isolate FL_2022 chromosome 3, APGP_CSIRO_Lrig_0.1, whole genome shotgun sequence, the genomic window ctaacatgcgatccaaattctccctctccttttcagtttcgcaactTCTCCGTGCATcaacaatggtccgaccaagatcatcagcggactcatcacgtgcctcttcttcaccttccccttcaccttccccttcaccttcagcatcttccatgaaagtatcaccgaaatgatcaagatagttttcatcgatgaaatcatccccttcttcatcttcttccattataacccctctttctcaatgcttggtccaacaattatagcttggcatgaaaccgtgccgaagcagatgcatgtgaacttctcttgaggaagagtaacccttctgattcttacagtcaacacatggacagataacaaaatcattctgcttgttcgcattagccactacgaggaaatctttcaaacccgtagtgaactcgctggagagtcggttaccgtacatccattgccgattcatctgcattattataatataaaatatataattaaccatcatgcatttgttaaactaactagctacaaacaatagaaattaaacaatgaactacacacatgcatattttatcaatgacacatatatatgaaaggttcaagttcctaaccgcgatcgaggaggaaaaaataaatgaggaagctcaagtgtggctccgacacttcatatcatgtttgtttcatgctcttggagcatttcatcaaacactttgtgtgcataagaggagccaaaagcaaacctacacccccttgtgaagtttgtgaagagaagtggcaccaaatggctaagtgctgtgggctgaacggtatatgtaggggtggggctttagtcgcggttggcctggccaaccgcgacggttggcctggccaaccgcgactaaaacgcctcacgtgcaccagctggccaccgagcgccctgggcccaggcctttggtcgcggctcgggaggcgaaccgcgactaaagactccattagtcgcggttcctatactttcgcgactaatggggctggacggaagcctctttttctaccagtgtaagGTCAGCATGTGGATAAATGGTGAGGCTAAAACTAGGCTCATACATAACTAAACACAGCGGTTTTTCTCCTGAGCCAAAAACTTAGGTTTAGGCCACCAAATAACAGCCCAAATCTGCAGTGTGACCGTCTGGAACGAGATGAAGATTTATTTTTACTGCGTCAGTGATGTAAAAATTCAGCCCAAATAACCAAGCACGGCTTGTAGACACGGTTCAGAACTCACGATGACACGATGGAATTTACACGTAAACGATGACGCAAACTTGAAATGCGCGCACCAGCGCAACGAATCTTCGAAGCAGCCCTTTTATTTTCTCTCCTTAGAatttggaaagggaagaaaaaggaaagagcaCAAGCACAGGTCTTCGCCGAGCCACAAACACAGTTTTGGCTTCTCTATTCCAACTCCCGTCCAGAGTCCAGCCAAGGCCCGCCCCCGCGCACGTAATTTCTTCGCTCCCCGAGGAGTAGAGATGCAGACGGcaacggccgcggcggcggcgccgtgggCGCCGACCGCATCcccgtccacctcctcctccgcgacCCCCTTCAAGGTTAGGGTTTGCGCCTCTCTTTGCCCATCCCCTCCCCTCTGGAGGCGATTTGTTGGTTCCGTCGAGCTGATGATTTCTTGGTTTCGTTCGCAGGTGGGGACGGGTCTCCGTACCTCCTCCGCGCCGAGGCTGGTTGCTAAACTGGCTCGCCCCCGGCGGCGGCCGCGACAAGGTGGGTCTCCTTCCCCTTGGTTattgccttctttaccatttcgGCTTGGTAATGGTTGGTAGATGTCTCGAGCATAAAACCAGAACAATCTTTTTAGACGTACCATGGAATTTCGTTGCTGTAAATCCGGGCTATTACATCGGCTCAAATCACAATTTCTTCGCCCCAAATCGTGTTGCTGTGAACCCCATCTTTCCGTTGTCAAGTCTGCCTGTTGTTCCTCCAAATTAGATTGTTTGCTTATGTTTCTCTAGCTAGGACTAGCTCGTTCTCCGACCCTTTTATCCTAAAAGGTGTTCAGACTTCAGATGCTGTCATAGATCAATGAATTGGAGATGCAAACCCTTGGTATATTATGTGCTGTGTATGGTAGTTACATTAGTGAAAGCGCACTTCACATTAGACCCTTCATCCAGAATAGTTCCTTTTTTATGTTGTACAACCGGGACCATGTAAATACCGGTTTATCGCGAGTACTTCTTTTGAGATAGTCCATAGTGGGAGCTTTGTACTGCATGTGATGATCTAACTTATAATTATAAGCATGTTGTACTCTTTTAAAACACGGTTAGCTATTCCTGAGTTTGAACCAAGCAGGAACATATCCTATCTTTGTTTTAGATCAGATATTGGGCATACTAGTGTATTTACTTGCTTGTATTATTGTAACTTTAAGAAGCTATGGTGCCAGTGTTGACATAAATGGAGCATCCTTCTCTCGCAGTGGTGCAGGCTATTGCCAACCCAGATCCAGCGGTCGAGCTGCCATTGACTGCTGAAAATGTGGAGATGGTGTTGGACGAAGTGCGTCCTTACCTAATGGCTGATGGAGGCAACGTCGTGTTGCATGAAATTGATGGAAATGTGGTGAGGCTGAAGCTGCAAGGAGCTTGTGGATCATGCCCATCCTCAGTGACAACAATGAAGATGGGTATTGAGCGGCGTTTGATGGAGAAAATACCAGAGATTGTCGCAGTTGAACCCATCGCTGATGAGGAGACTGGTCTTGAGTTGAATCAAGAGAACATAGAAAAGGTAATGGTTTTTATGTTATTCAAGTAAAATTTTAGCGAGTAGTTGATACCTATAGGCTATAACATTTTGAAGACTTGGAAGAGAAAAAGTTTATGCTGTAGGTCGAGTTGAGTTATACTACTTTTCCCAATTTCAGGTATAGTTTTTCTAAAAGTGTCCTTGCACCATGCAAAAATATGCTTTAGCAACTTAAGTTCAGAAATTGATGATATTTTTAGTTAATTATATTTTAAGCTAGAAACTTGAATTGATGGAGCTGTTTAAGGGGCTGTGTTTTGATTATGAGCTGTTCTTAGCGACTTACAAGTTTATAAATGTAGGTCTTTTTGAAATTTGCCATGGTCTCCACAGTAACTACATTAACGACTCCACTATTTTCTACTGTAATCTAATATTAAATTCTTGTGGGTGGTCATTACAATTTTTACTCATTGATCATCAAAACTAGTACAATTTCTAAATTAGCTTTTTAGAACGTCTTATATTATTAAGCGGATGGATTAATATTTGACTATACATGTTCTAAGATGATTTATCGAAGAGGGAGTATTCACATTTGAGGTCCACAATGGTGTATCCGTTCATGGTGCACTAATTTGCTTGTTAATGTTTTGCCATGTTGTGAAACTTCTCTCTATAGCATAGATAAGTTCCTCCTGTCCGTATTTATTTTACCTTGTACGAATAGCTTCTGTTGATTCCATAGTTGTTGTGCCTTGTAGAGTGAAGTAGTGACATGCTAACTGATACCACCTTCTTTCTGTCATCAACAGTATCCAGGCTCCCCTCATATAACATTATTCTTCGAGTATTTTCACTAGTTTTGGATAATATGCTGAGGTATTGTAATGACCAACTactggtttctttttttttactgAATGTCAGGTGCTCGATGAGATCAGGCCGTACCTTTCAGGCACAGGTGGTGGTGAACTCGAGTTTGTTTCAATCGAGGAACCTATTGTTAAGGTCAGGCTCACAGGCCCAGCTGCTGGTGTGATGACTGTTCGGGTGGCCCTCACTCAGAAGCTACGCGAGAAGATCCCTAAAATCGCAGCTGTCCAGCTGTTGTCATAATCCCTAAAGCACATTTAGAAGCCAATACTTTACAATGAGAATGTGTTGCTACAATAATTGTCAGGAAGTTGTAATAACATTTGTATATGTAGCCTCCCAAAGAGCTGTGCGAATATAAGTTCCAAATAGTGATGGATGGCCAATATGGAATGTCAAAAGGGTTCGAGATCGCCTCTGTGCGGTGAACGCTCGAATGTTCACTTGCTGGATTCACAAAAGTTTTGGTCTGTACCTGTACAATCTGTGAATACAACTTCAGCCTGTAGCAATATTTTGCAAAATCGACTAGATACTACTGATGCGATACCTTGCAAGTTTTCTGTTATTTTGGAGAGTAATTTATATTGCAAAATCATTTGCTATCTAGCTTTGCAGTTGCGATTTCTCATGCTTGGTACAGTATCTCCAACTTATTTTAGCTTGGTGAATACTCAAATTAGCAGCGCTGGGCTGTTGTACTCTATCCAAGATCATGTCGCTACATGAGCGATCAAATATGTACTCCCTCAGATCCGATTTAATCAACGCGATGCAATAGCTAGCTCCCTTGAAAATTCTGTTCTGTACGCGCTGATTAAAAAGAATCCGAGGGTGTAACTGCGAAGAACATATACTGAAGACGAGGGGGACAGATCGACTCCAATTTCTTTGCCGCTGCTCAGCAAGGAAACATGAAAAAAATAACTACCAAGCGAACAAGCCACGCTGTCGATCACCAGTGAGGCAGTGACCAGTCCATGGCGCTTTCTTTTCTTCATCTCGAGGGTCTATTGACCAGATACAACGTGCAGAAGGCAGTGCGAAATGACTACAAATAATATCTAGTGGAGACGTAACCATAGAAGCGCCCGTGGCCTAATGGATAAGGCGTTTGACTTCTAATCAAGCGATTGTGGGTtcgagtcccaccgggcgtgcttcTCTTTTTGGTGCCTGTTTTTCTATTTGATTTTTTCAGGGCACCaatctcttttttcctttttgcgAAAATGGCACCAATTTGTTCATGAGTCCTTTATACGGAGTATTTACATTTGAGCTCTTATTAGGAATCTGTGAATATAAATCCAATACTTTTACTTAGTTTTTCACCACACTACATTTTACATCTTCGAGATCACGTACGTAGTTCTCCTGTTTTATTTTGCGCTTGCTGTCAGGATGTACGCAGTACGCTTGAGTCTGTATACAACACATATCTACACGTGTACGCAGGCTCTGATATGTGGCCATGTCTTTCTCGATTTTATGCAGGTTTTTATAATCGTAATCACCTATATTACATTAAGGAACACAAAATTATAGACTGAAAAGGTGAATAAAAGAAATTTGTTTCATGTCTTTTTTTACTATCTCTTATACGATAAAAATGTCACAACTTTATCTTGATACAGatatatctagatgcattttagtatAGATACCTCCG contains:
- the LOC124703393 gene encoding nifU-like protein 2, chloroplastic, with product MQTATAAAAAPWAPTASPSTSSSATPFKVGTGLRTSSAPRLVAKLARPRRRPRQVVQAIANPDPAVELPLTAENVEMVLDEVRPYLMADGGNVVLHEIDGNVVRLKLQGACGSCPSSVTTMKMGIERRLMEKIPEIVAVEPIADEETGLELNQENIEKVLDEIRPYLSGTGGGELEFVSIEEPIVKVRLTGPAAGVMTVRVALTQKLREKIPKIAAVQLLS